One Salvia splendens isolate huo1 chromosome 12, SspV2, whole genome shotgun sequence genomic window carries:
- the LOC121759007 gene encoding protein ROH1-like, giving the protein MPITEFHDASPSSQSSNSGSIFSILSRRRDQVHSTEHGASETEAEVFQRHVADRFHDLAAADSGSLLSIPWLRSLLDAFLCCQEEFKAIVFNNAASLSLPPIDRHVADYFERSVKALDICNAIRDGIEQIRQWKKQLEIVLCALDKQRSIGEGQFRRAKKALIDLAIGILDGKQSNTTFAQRNRSFGRQREQQRSLGHFRSLSWSVSRSWSAAKQLQAIGNNILPPRPNETNGLTLAVFTMNYVLLFVMWALVAAIPCQDRGLQAHFNVPKQFLWGGSILSLHERIVEESKRRDRRNVCGLLREIEEIEKCSRHLNELVDSAEFPLCEEREREVRQRVEQVRNVCEGLKSELDPLECQVREVFHRIVRSRTQGLDSVGRGN; this is encoded by the coding sequence ATGCCGATTACCGAATTTCACGACGCGTCGCCATCGTCTCAGAGCTCCAATTCCGGCTCCATCTTCTCCATCCTGAGCCGCCGCCGCGACCAGGTCCACTCAACGGAGCACGGCGCTTCCGAGACGGAGGCGGAGGTCTTCCAGCGCCACGTGGCCGACCGGTTCCACGACCTAGCGGCGGCGGACTCCGGCAGCCTCCTCTCAATCCCATGGCTGCGCAGCCTCCTCGACGCGTTCCTGTGCTGCCAGGAGGAGTTCAAGGCGATCGTGTTCAATAACGCGGCCAGCCTCAGCCTGCCGCCGATCGACCGCCACGTCGCCGACTACTTCGAGCGGAGCGTCAAAGCCCTCGACATCTGCAACGCCATCCGCGACGGAATCGAGCAGATCAGGCAGTGGAAGAAGCAGCTGGAAATCGTGCTCTGCGCATTGGACAAGCAGAGGAGCATCGGCGAAGGCCAATTCCGCCGCGCCAAGAAAGCCCTAATCGATCTCGCCATCGGAATACTCGACGGCAAGCAATCAAACACCACATTCGCGCAGAGAAACCGCTCCTTCGGTCGCCAGCGGGAACAACAGAGGAGCTTAGGCCATTTCCGGTCTCTCTCATGGAGCGTCTCCCGATCATGGTCAGCTGCAAAACAGCTGCAGGCAATCGGCAATAATATCCTCCCACCGCGGCCGAACGAGACAAACGGGCTTACCCTAGCCGTGTTCACGATGAATTACGTGCTCCTATTCGTAATGTGGGCGCTGGTGGCAGCGATCCCCTGCCAGGATCGGGGCCTGCAGGCCCACTTCAACGTGCCGAAGCAGTTTCTGTGGGGCGGGTCCATCCTGTCGCTGCACGAGAGGATCGTGGAGGAGTCGAAGAGGAGGGATAGGAGGAACGTGTGCGGTTTGCTGAGGGAGATTGAGGAGATTGAGAAATGCTCGCGGCATTTGAATGAATTGGTGGATTCGGCTGAGTTTCCATTGtgtgaagagagggagagagaggtgaGGCAGAGGGTTGAACAAGTGAGGAATGTGTGTGAGGGTTTGAAGAGTGAGCTTGATCCATTGGAATGCCAAGTTAGAGAAGTGTTTCATCGGATTGTTCGAAGCAGAACTCAAGGTCTTGATTCGGTTGGCCGTGGTAATTGA